ATAATGATCAGGGCCGTCAGAAGGCGATCAGCGAAGTGGCTGCGCCTTTCGCCAACGGGGCTATCACGCTGAAATTGCGGGCGGAACCGGGGCTGAACAGCCTCAATGAGATGCCCAACAGTTGTACGGTATTACTGCTGCAAGCCAGGGATAAACCGACGCTGGATAAAATTCTGGGTAACCCCGCGACGCTGAAAAGTTTGTTTGCTGGTGCCGGCAGCGAAGGCGACGTTTTGCAGGTAGATCGTTACGTCATGATGCCGGGACAAACCAACACAGTGCATATCGACCGCGCCAGGGATACCCGCAATGTGGCGCTGGTGGCGGGCTATTATCCGTTCCCGATGAAGAAACACATGGTCAGCGCAGGGGTGCCGGTGGAGTCTGAAAGTACAGGCTGGTGGGAACCAGTCTGGCAGGCGCATTTAGCGCCGGTCACCCTTTCTGTCACCTTAGGCAGTGAAAGCATTGTCAGTTCAGATGTTCCTGTTGCCGGAGAGAAAAAATAATGTATCCAGAACAACAGCAGATTTACTGGCATTCGGGGCTTTATCTGCAACCGCAGCATTTTCAGTCACTTGACCTGCATTACGAATGGAACCTCGCGGAGCATTTGCGTCTGGCACAGCCCTATAATTACGGGCTGATTGAGGTCAGTATTAATGAAGCGGCACTGAACGATTATGTGATCAGTGTCGAGCAGATCCGTTGTATTTTACCCGGCGGTACTCTGCTGTCTCAGCCCGGTAACAGCCGCGTAGAACAACGTAACTTCCGTGATTTCTGGAAACAGCGCGATCAGCCAATGACCCTCTGGCTGGCTGTACGTCGTTTTGATCCGCTGCACAGCAATGTCACCACGCTGGAAAAAGAGCACGATCGCGCCGTCACGCGCTGGATCAACACCAGCGAAGAGCGGGTGATGAAAGATGTCTATGACCATGCGCCGGACGCCGCAGTGGCCCGCTTGTGCTACAACGTCAGATTGCTGACGGACATTGAAAAAGACGATGCGGTTGATTGCGAATGCATTCCACTCACCCGTCTGCGTTATGAAAACGAACGGGTGATCCTCGATCCAACATTTTCGCCACCTTCCGTAACGCTTTTTGGATCATTCAGCCTCGGCAAGCTGATTGACACTATCTATTTCGAACTGAGTGCGCGGGCCAGAAAGCTTGAAGAATACAAACGCTCAGAGCGACTGGTCAGCGATGCCGAGCGTGGCGATCAGGTGACACAGTTGTTAGCTATGCGCTCTCTCAACCGGGTATTGCCTCAACTGAAAAATTTCTGTCAGGCACGTCAGGTTCATCCGTGGCAGGTCTATAACATGCTGTGCCAGCTGGTGGGCGATCTTTCCTCATTCAATGACAGCTGCTCCTTTCTGGGAGAGTGGCATGACGGCGAAAATCCGCTGCAAACCTACAACCACAATGATTTGCTGAGTTGTTTCGAGAGTGCCCGTAAGACGCTGATTACCCTGCTGAACAGTCTGGTACTTGAAGATAATACCTACATCACACTGGAAAACGATCTTCAGGGCGTGTTCACCGGAAACTTTGACAGCATGCAGAGTAAAAATGCCGAAACGGTACTGCTGCTGTTACGTTCTGCCAGCATGCCGATGGAAAATCGTCAGATCAAAAATCCGGGCGGCATCAAACTGGCCTCGCCAAAAATGATCGAACCGCTGATCCAGCATGCTCTGCCGGGCATCCCGGTGATCCGTTGTCCACAGCCACCGCGTGGCGTGCCAAACCGCAGCGATTCGCATTATTTCCTCGTCGAGCAGGACAGCGAATTGTGGAATAAAGCCCGGCAGCACAACAGCATTTCCTTCTATTGGCCTGATATGCCGGAAGATCTTCAGGTGCAGATTATATTTGTGGTGCCATCATGATGAGTTTACTCAATTGTTATTTACCGTTGTTTCGTTATGTGACGGCGTTTTTTATTCATCCGCAGGAATATCCGGACTACAACGCGTTTCGCGAAAAAAGCATTACCTTATTACAACAGGCGCTGCTGGAATCAGAACGTCATCATGAAACGACCGAATGCGAGGATGCCTATTTTGCGGTGGTATTGTGGGTGGATGAGCGGGTATTACGATCCCGCGCGGATTGGGTGAAAGAATGGCGGGGGGATCTTTTGCAGAAATATTATTTTGATATTTCTGTCGGTGGTGAAGCATTTTTCGACCGGCTGGATGAAACCGATAAAAATAATATACAGCTGAGAATGGTGTATTTGTTCTGTCTGCTGATGGGTTTTCACGGAAAATACACCTCACAGGATGCGCAGCTTTTGCAACAGCGCATCGAAGATGAGCGGCAGTGTTTGCCACAGGCCTGGCGTCAGTGGCCGAATGATGCTTTGCTGGTTGAACAGGACACAGGCGGTGAAAAAAATAAAACGGTAGTGAAAAGATTACGCCAGCGTAAAGGGCTGTTGCTTGCATTGCCTGTGATCATTTATTTAGTGATTCTTTCCACCGGCTTAGGGATATTCTTCAGGTAAATTATGTTTAAAAAATTACTTTCCTTTGTCGCATGGACACTATTTCTGTGCCTGTTGCTTATTATCTGCGTCGTCATGTCCGTCGCTTTAGAACAGACACTTCTGCATGCATTCATTTTGTGGCTGATATTGATCGTCGTCGTTTTATTCTCCCGGTTTGTCTGGGGATCAGTTTCCGGTATTGCGCAGGCGAAATATATTTCCTCGCTGAAGGCTAAATTTAAACTTACCCGGCTGGAATATGTTTTATTCGAACACTGGAAAACCGGTGCCGCGGTAATTAAGCGTATCAGAAGACGCAAACAGCCAATACCCTGGTTTGTCCTGACTGGCGGGCGAAGTGGTAAAACGACGCTGATGGCCGGTGCAGGATTACCGCTGTTTTCCAATGAACCGGAAAGCTCTCTGGTGGTGCCGACCCGCACCCTACGCTGGTGGTTTTTTCGCTCTGCAGGTTTTCTCGATCTCTCCAGCCATTTTCTGAGTAAAACCCCGGCCTTCGAGCGCGGCTGGTTGCGGCTGGTGAACTGGTGCGCCCGTCTGCCTGCGCCAGCTGGCATCGTGGTGTGCGTGTCGGTCAGTGAGTTGCTTGAACAAGATGATGCGGAACTGCATTTGCATGCGCGGCATATCCGCACGCAGATCGAACCGCTGGTGAGTAAAGTCAGACGTCGTCTGCCGGTGTATCTGTTTATCACCTGCTGTGACCGGATGCCTGGCTTCAGCCATTGGGCTAATAAACTCTCAGCAGTACAACGTCAGCAACCGCTGGGTTACTACTGGCGCGACTCGCCTGTCGTCGACGGGAAAGATCCGGCCTTGCTGGATCCGCTGTTTGCGTGCGTGAAGGACGGCCTGGATAAAGTGCGTGTGAGCATGCTTTCCGGTGGTGAACCGGATGGCGAAACGCTGGCGCTGATGGATTTCCCGGAACAACTGCCGCAACTGCAACCGGCAATGCAGCGTTATCTGGCCGCCCTGTGCGAACCGGACGCTTACTTTCAGCCTGCGGCACTGGGTGGCATCTGGTTTACCGCCACTGAACCCGTCAGCAAAAACAGTGCTTCGCGTCAGGCTTTCTTTATCCATGATCTGATGACCCGGTTATTGCCTGCGCTAAGCCGCCAGCGAGATATTGAACCTGTTGGGTTTGGCCGTCGCTATCTGCACAAATGGGGCGCGATGACCTGCAGTGCGCTGGCGATAATGTATCTGCTGGTTTCCGGTTATTTCACCCGCCACCTCACTGACGGCACGCCCACGCAAATGGATATCATGGCGCAGGTACAGCAGCTTGAAAACATCGAGGGCTGGAACGCGCATCCGCTGAAATATTTACCTTTTGTTCCTGTTATCAACCATCGCCATGCGCAGCTTGAGGCCAGCATTCTTGCGGCATCCCCGCGCGACAAGGTGAACCTGCATGAGATAGCAGATAACTACCAGCAGCAGTTCAACGACGCTGTTCCACAGCAAAAACGCGCCCTGATCCTGGACCTGGCAAGCACACTTATCACCAAACAGGCTATGTGGGAAAAACAGCCTGTCAGTGCGCTGGTAAAACGGGCACCGGTTCCGGCGGCGCTGAGCATGACAGGGGCAACGGTGCCTTTACCCCCTCAGCAGGATGTGGTGCTGCAACGCGCGTTGTTACAGTTGCCGGAAGGTGGTGAACAACTTGCGGTACTGCGTGAATTGCTGGGACGTCTGGTCAACAGTGATCCGCAGATGGCATGGCTGGTGGCACCTTCAGACGATCTGACGCCGGTGAATCTGACGGATTTCCTGCCCTGGTCTGAGGATAAAACCCAGATCAGCGGGCTGTGGACGCTACAGGGCACCGCGCAAATTCAGAACTGGCTGGAGGAGATCCGCCGCGCTGGCAGTCAGCAGGTTCCTATGCCTGAACTGGCTGCCTTTGAACAGCGCTGGCCTGCGCTGCGTCAGACGCAATGGATGACGATGATGCTGGCGATGGATCAGCAATCGGCTCCGGCTCTGACTCACGAACAGTGGCAAACCGCACTGATTGCGCTCGATCAGGG
This genomic interval from Rahnella aquatilis CIP 78.65 = ATCC 33071 contains the following:
- a CDS encoding type VI secretion lipoprotein TssJ, which gives rise to MRWKTGLTTLMLGVMLLTGCASDNDQGRQKAISEVAAPFANGAITLKLRAEPGLNSLNEMPNSCTVLLLQARDKPTLDKILGNPATLKSLFAGAGSEGDVLQVDRYVMMPGQTNTVHIDRARDTRNVALVAGYYPFPMKKHMVSAGVPVESESTGWWEPVWQAHLAPVTLSVTLGSESIVSSDVPVAGEKK
- the tssK gene encoding type VI secretion system baseplate subunit TssK: MYPEQQQIYWHSGLYLQPQHFQSLDLHYEWNLAEHLRLAQPYNYGLIEVSINEAALNDYVISVEQIRCILPGGTLLSQPGNSRVEQRNFRDFWKQRDQPMTLWLAVRRFDPLHSNVTTLEKEHDRAVTRWINTSEERVMKDVYDHAPDAAVARLCYNVRLLTDIEKDDAVDCECIPLTRLRYENERVILDPTFSPPSVTLFGSFSLGKLIDTIYFELSARARKLEEYKRSERLVSDAERGDQVTQLLAMRSLNRVLPQLKNFCQARQVHPWQVYNMLCQLVGDLSSFNDSCSFLGEWHDGENPLQTYNHNDLLSCFESARKTLITLLNSLVLEDNTYITLENDLQGVFTGNFDSMQSKNAETVLLLLRSASMPMENRQIKNPGGIKLASPKMIEPLIQHALPGIPVIRCPQPPRGVPNRSDSHYFLVEQDSELWNKARQHNSISFYWPDMPEDLQVQIIFVVPS
- a CDS encoding DotU family type IV/VI secretion system protein, whose protein sequence is MMSLLNCYLPLFRYVTAFFIHPQEYPDYNAFREKSITLLQQALLESERHHETTECEDAYFAVVLWVDERVLRSRADWVKEWRGDLLQKYYFDISVGGEAFFDRLDETDKNNIQLRMVYLFCLLMGFHGKYTSQDAQLLQQRIEDERQCLPQAWRQWPNDALLVEQDTGGEKNKTVVKRLRQRKGLLLALPVIIYLVILSTGLGIFFR
- a CDS encoding type VI secretion system protein, giving the protein MFKKLLSFVAWTLFLCLLLIICVVMSVALEQTLLHAFILWLILIVVVLFSRFVWGSVSGIAQAKYISSLKAKFKLTRLEYVLFEHWKTGAAVIKRIRRRKQPIPWFVLTGGRSGKTTLMAGAGLPLFSNEPESSLVVPTRTLRWWFFRSAGFLDLSSHFLSKTPAFERGWLRLVNWCARLPAPAGIVVCVSVSELLEQDDAELHLHARHIRTQIEPLVSKVRRRLPVYLFITCCDRMPGFSHWANKLSAVQRQQPLGYYWRDSPVVDGKDPALLDPLFACVKDGLDKVRVSMLSGGEPDGETLALMDFPEQLPQLQPAMQRYLAALCEPDAYFQPAALGGIWFTATEPVSKNSASRQAFFIHDLMTRLLPALSRQRDIEPVGFGRRYLHKWGAMTCSALAIMYLLVSGYFTRHLTDGTPTQMDIMAQVQQLENIEGWNAHPLKYLPFVPVINHRHAQLEASILAASPRDKVNLHEIADNYQQQFNDAVPQQKRALILDLASTLITKQAMWEKQPVSALVKRAPVPAALSMTGATVPLPPQQDVVLQRALLQLPEGGEQLAVLRELLGRLVNSDPQMAWLVAPSDDLTPVNLTDFLPWSEDKTQISGLWTLQGTAQIQNWLEEIRRAGSQQVPMPELAAFEQRWPALRQTQWMTMMLAMDQQSAPALTHEQWQTALIALDQGNSPSMKFARYINEQLEDISAHDAARWLRELRRLNQLQAMSVPGALVPRISKFQQSVQKKIATWLKIDSKTLKPVVSDLNIKNWNAWQTSLHAAVADVFATPKSSDRLTRGLFQTGAAGDSNPLQLLDSRFNVMRKSLSAEHDDFAINAVWALYQNDARWLVAHAMQRSACWLEQQWQSRVLWPMENNASRLEYDDQQDLAWQYLSDFIRGPAKSVLVVEDNGPKAGEFNGQTPGLTPEFLRMVNHVLRPDDVLAMPERESTRNDDALSALKDEQSELEAQMAELEAKPLELTLKSLPATIPGGARLMPVGTRLTLFCDEQQWKLNSMNFSEQATFHWRPGHCSRATLMINFPGFDLTYEYFGDAAWPDFLHDISDGQHRFKAEDFPDEAAQLAALGIKEVMVRYQSAAQNLIQDSWHQWQALSQALNDNAQAQQEAGSRNAEKKRPTALKSAFSQLPVRITECH